One segment of Nostoc piscinale CENA21 DNA contains the following:
- a CDS encoding ABC transporter ATP-binding protein, with amino-acid sequence MAIAFNSRQILNQRRHSVHPLHRLLDYGHQYRKQIWLAIGCSILNKLFDLAPPGLIGVAVDVVVKQQDSIIAQLGVKDVFGQFLILSLLTVVIWILESVFEYAYAKLWRNLAQSIQHNLRLDAYNHLQDLELAYFEERSTGGLMSILSDDINQLERFLDVGANDIIQVATTVVIIGGAFFILAPSVAWMAMSPMPFILWGSFAFQRLLAPRYADVREKVGYLNGRLVNNLSGITTIKSFTAEDYESYRLAQDSEAYKKSNSKAIKLSAAFVPLIRMLILVGFTALLLYGGMAAVAGQMTVGTYSVLVFLIQRLLWPLTRLGDTFDQYQRAMASTNRVMNLLDTPIAIHPGNIALPVENVRGEVEFKNVTFAYKDRLSVISNLSLPIPAGKTIAIVGSTGSGKSTLVKLLLRFYEVENGSITVDGIDIQDLSLRDLRRCIGLVSQDVFLFHGTVAENIAYGTFDATQEEIIQAAKVAEAHEFIQNLPQGYETIVGERGQKLSGGQRQRIAIARAVLKNPPILILDEATSAVDNETEAAIQRSLEKITVDRTTIAIAHRLSTIRNADFIYVMEYGQLVESGTHEELLEKNGVYASLWRVQSGLK; translated from the coding sequence GTGGCTATAGCATTTAATTCTCGTCAGATATTAAACCAGCGTAGACATTCAGTGCATCCCCTCCACCGCCTGCTTGACTACGGACACCAGTATCGTAAACAAATCTGGTTGGCAATTGGTTGCTCTATTCTGAACAAACTGTTTGATTTAGCACCACCGGGGTTAATTGGCGTAGCAGTGGATGTGGTAGTCAAACAGCAAGATTCTATCATTGCCCAGTTGGGTGTCAAAGATGTCTTTGGACAATTTTTAATTCTTTCCCTACTCACTGTTGTCATCTGGATACTAGAGTCAGTTTTTGAGTACGCTTACGCAAAGCTTTGGCGCAATTTGGCACAAAGTATTCAGCATAACCTGAGACTGGATGCTTATAACCATCTACAAGATTTGGAATTAGCTTATTTTGAAGAACGCAGTACTGGTGGTTTGATGTCCATCCTCAGTGATGATATCAACCAACTAGAGCGTTTTTTGGATGTAGGAGCCAATGACATTATCCAAGTAGCCACAACAGTAGTCATTATCGGTGGAGCTTTCTTTATCTTGGCTCCTAGTGTAGCGTGGATGGCGATGTCGCCGATGCCCTTTATTCTTTGGGGTTCCTTTGCTTTTCAACGCCTGCTTGCACCTCGTTACGCTGATGTGCGCGAAAAGGTAGGTTATTTAAATGGGCGACTAGTAAATAATTTAAGCGGAATTACTACTATTAAAAGTTTCACTGCTGAAGATTATGAAAGCTACCGTTTAGCCCAAGACAGTGAAGCTTACAAAAAAAGTAACTCTAAAGCAATTAAACTCTCGGCTGCATTTGTTCCCCTCATTCGGATGCTGATTTTAGTTGGTTTTACTGCATTACTATTATATGGCGGGATGGCTGCGGTTGCGGGACAAATGACTGTTGGCACTTACAGCGTGTTGGTGTTTTTAATTCAACGGTTACTGTGGCCTTTAACTAGGTTAGGTGATACTTTCGACCAATATCAACGGGCGATGGCTTCGACTAACCGCGTGATGAATTTATTAGATACACCAATTGCAATTCATCCAGGAAATATCGCTTTACCTGTGGAGAATGTGCGCGGTGAAGTGGAGTTTAAAAATGTTACTTTTGCCTACAAAGATAGATTATCGGTAATTAGCAATTTATCTTTGCCAATTCCGGCTGGTAAAACCATCGCCATTGTTGGTTCTACTGGTTCTGGGAAAAGTACCCTTGTCAAGCTGTTACTGCGGTTTTATGAGGTGGAAAACGGCAGTATTACGGTAGATGGAATTGATATCCAAGACTTAAGTTTACGTGATTTACGCCGTTGTATTGGCTTAGTTAGCCAAGATGTGTTTTTATTTCACGGTACGGTAGCAGAGAATATTGCTTACGGCACTTTTGATGCTACGCAAGAGGAGATAATACAAGCGGCGAAGGTGGCAGAAGCCCATGAATTTATTCAAAATCTGCCCCAAGGTTATGAGACAATTGTTGGGGAACGCGGACAAAAGCTATCTGGTGGACAACGCCAAAGAATTGCGATCGCTCGTGCAGTGTTAAAAAATCCGCCAATCTTGATTTTAGATGAGGCTACCTCCGCCGTAGATAATGAAACCGAAGCTGCTATTCAGCGATCGCTAGAAAAGATTACAGTAGATAGAACCACAATTGCGATCGCTCATCGTCTTTCGACAATTCGCAATGCCGACTTTATATATGTCATGGAATATGGACAATTAGTCGAGTCGGGAACCCATGAAGAGTTGTTGGAGAAAAATGGAGTTTACGCGAGTTTGTGGCGTGTGCAAAGTGGGTTAAAATAA
- a CDS encoding HEAT repeat domain-containing protein produces MYDWQYFFNSDRSNLNQCSYRIFEPEWKAEILHWFSREDVDKQQKEDFIQALIDFDDGCSGFYRYRAYFLAAEAIAKFPESSLADGIVEQLLKWSYGYFRQDKRDWQILPQPLVDKARKTLELTDKKRVVAAFVHLVHTTESRTIMRLAAEKLGKLDPGNKSEIAALALMPIAEDMYGFCQRSYSLAEIGVGDEKAITTFIYEIQSNPDAESCSQVIAGLGKIADGNETAIAALIHLMETTQNKHNCEAAIASLRRIASGNQNAIAALGKFLQQNQGDIICYDAARTLWTIDPGNQTAIQALVNIIATSARDYFVDSAAAYLLEISPKNQEAIASLLEIIENTKNESLLRTAAFYLWQFEPVNPEAISTLSQLIQTAQDEYVRYYAADSLLKIDPGNPLAIGALYEILESEQTEWRRLRVAKTLLKTDEYRHQAIQTVCELVKSPDKWIFSDAIAAFLQALDPNHPLTIDTYIHLINTTKNTSILMDVIWSLQRLNPDNKLFPEKSTELISSLVQLIQTFVDSDEQNSCSIQPTIALSYESYLLDMADALNKILPVEHLSQVLTSLKDYLNQKFYKNSSYRYEAVLKIIWHCAENINYPEFYQLWHS; encoded by the coding sequence ATGTATGATTGGCAGTATTTCTTTAATAGCGATCGCAGCAATCTAAATCAATGTTCTTACCGCATCTTTGAACCGGAGTGGAAAGCAGAGATTCTCCACTGGTTCAGCCGAGAGGATGTAGATAAGCAGCAAAAAGAAGATTTTATCCAGGCTTTAATAGATTTTGATGATGGTTGCAGCGGCTTTTATCGCTATCGCGCCTATTTTCTGGCGGCTGAGGCGATCGCTAAATTTCCCGAAAGCAGTTTGGCTGATGGGATTGTTGAACAATTGCTCAAATGGAGTTATGGCTATTTTCGTCAGGATAAACGAGATTGGCAGATATTACCCCAACCTTTGGTTGATAAGGCGAGAAAAACCCTGGAATTAACCGACAAAAAAAGAGTAGTTGCAGCTTTTGTGCATTTGGTTCACACGACTGAAAGCCGCACAATTATGAGACTCGCGGCTGAGAAGTTAGGAAAACTCGATCCAGGTAATAAAAGTGAGATCGCAGCTTTGGCGTTAATGCCAATTGCTGAGGATATGTACGGATTTTGTCAGCGAAGTTACAGCCTTGCTGAAATAGGTGTAGGCGATGAAAAGGCAATTACTACTTTTATCTACGAAATCCAAAGTAACCCAGATGCCGAATCTTGTTCGCAAGTTATAGCAGGTTTAGGCAAAATTGCTGATGGAAATGAAACTGCGATCGCTGCTTTAATCCACCTGATGGAAACCACCCAAAATAAACATAACTGTGAAGCAGCGATCGCATCTTTGAGGAGAATTGCTTCTGGGAATCAAAATGCGATCGCGGCTCTCGGCAAATTTTTACAACAAAACCAGGGTGATATAATCTGCTATGATGCAGCGCGTACTTTATGGACAATTGATCCAGGAAACCAAACTGCAATACAGGCTTTAGTTAATATCATTGCAACTTCAGCTAGAGACTATTTTGTAGATTCAGCCGCCGCATATTTGTTAGAAATTTCTCCTAAAAACCAAGAGGCGATCGCATCTCTGTTAGAAATAATCGAGAATACTAAAAACGAATCTCTCCTGCGTACAGCCGCTTTTTATTTATGGCAATTCGAGCCAGTTAATCCAGAGGCAATTAGTACATTATCCCAGCTAATTCAAACCGCTCAAGATGAATATGTTCGTTATTATGCAGCAGATAGTCTGCTAAAAATTGATCCAGGTAATCCTCTGGCGATCGGTGCTTTGTACGAAATACTAGAAAGCGAGCAGACTGAATGGAGACGTTTACGAGTAGCTAAGACATTACTCAAAACTGATGAGTATCGTCACCAAGCAATTCAAACTGTATGTGAGCTAGTGAAATCACCAGATAAGTGGATATTTTCTGATGCGATCGCTGCTTTCTTGCAAGCACTTGATCCAAATCATCCTCTAACAATTGACACCTACATTCATCTCATCAATACCACTAAAAACACATCAATTCTGATGGATGTAATTTGGAGTTTACAACGGCTCAATCCAGACAACAAATTATTCCCAGAAAAATCGACTGAACTTATTTCTTCTTTAGTTCAACTGATTCAGACATTTGTAGATTCTGATGAGCAAAATAGTTGTAGTATTCAGCCTACAATTGCTCTATCTTATGAATCATATCTGTTAGATATGGCGGACGCTTTAAATAAAATCCTGCCAGTTGAACATTTGTCACAAGTCCTCACATCTTTGAAAGACTATTTGAATCAAAAATTCTACAAAAATAGTTCTTATCGCTATGAGGCTGTGTTGAAAATAATCTGGCACTGTGCCGAGAATATAAACTATCCAGAATTTTACCAGCTTTGGCACAGCTAA
- a CDS encoding class I SAM-dependent methyltransferase, which yields MQLITSLDLKNSKYLSKDRFISYHHQLRLIFSLGTKVNKILEIGIYNSLLTEILKRNGYEVTTADIDPHLNPDITLDLAQDFALPNDKFDVIVLFQVLEHLPYEKSEQALKKTGSSHKEIFGDFASL from the coding sequence ATGCAGCTAATTACATCATTAGACCTAAAAAATTCAAAATATTTATCGAAAGACAGATTCATCAGTTATCACCATCAGTTGCGATTGATATTTTCCCTGGGTACAAAAGTTAACAAGATTTTAGAAATTGGAATTTACAATTCCTTATTAACAGAAATACTCAAGCGCAATGGTTATGAAGTAACTACAGCAGATATTGACCCTCATCTCAACCCAGATATAACTTTAGACTTAGCACAAGATTTTGCATTACCAAACGATAAATTTGATGTTATTGTGCTATTTCAAGTCTTAGAACACTTGCCTTATGAAAAATCAGAGCAAGCTTTAAAAAAAACTGGCAGCAGCCACAAAGAAATATTTGGTGATTTCGCTTCCTTATAA
- the htpG gene encoding molecular chaperone HtpG — protein MLEQGTISIHTENIFPIIKKSLYSDHQIFLRELVSNAVDAIQKLKMVSRAGEYNGDVDEPEIQIAIDKDKKTLSITDNGIGMTAEEVKKYINQVAFSSAEEFIHKYEGKADQPIIGHFGLGFYSSFMVAQKVEIDTLSYKEGSQAVHWICDGSPEFTLDDSPRTTRGTTITLTLMPDEEEYLEPARIKNLVKTYCDFMPVPIKLDDEVLNRQKAPWRESPSSLTKEDYLEFYRYLYPFQEEPLLWVHLNTDYPFIINGILYFPKMRPDVDVTKGQIKLFCNQVFVSDNCDEIIPQFLMPMRGVIDSTDIPLNVSRSALQGDRTVRKIGDYIAKKVGDRLKELYRDDREQYINAWKDLGTFVKFGTLNDEKFKKQVEDIIIFRSTAKFDQTATETPAVEVQSQEGDVWQDVSPAKSSTSPYTTIKEYLERNKERHENRVFYSTDEASQATYIELHKNQGLEVLFMDSFIDTHFINFLEREYNDVKFTRVDSDLDNTLLDQDKSGEIVDPKTNKTKSEVIKELFEKALNKPKVNIRTEALKSGDPQGTPPAMVLLPEILRRLREMNAMMQQQNAEFPEDHILLVNTAHPLIQNLANLNQGSIIQDGAESPTGQLVNMICQHVYDLALMSQKGFDAEGMKSFVERSNDVLTKLTEQVNK, from the coding sequence ATGTTAGAACAAGGCACTATCAGTATTCATACTGAGAATATTTTCCCGATTATCAAAAAATCTCTCTACTCAGATCATCAAATCTTCCTGCGGGAATTAGTCTCCAATGCTGTAGACGCGATTCAAAAGCTGAAAATGGTATCTCGCGCCGGAGAATACAATGGTGATGTAGACGAACCAGAAATTCAAATTGCTATTGACAAAGATAAAAAGACTCTTTCCATTACCGATAATGGTATTGGGATGACCGCAGAGGAAGTCAAAAAATATATTAACCAAGTTGCTTTTTCCAGTGCGGAAGAATTTATCCACAAATATGAAGGGAAAGCAGACCAACCAATTATCGGTCATTTTGGGTTGGGTTTCTACTCTTCTTTTATGGTGGCGCAAAAGGTAGAAATCGATACCCTATCTTATAAAGAAGGTTCACAAGCAGTTCACTGGATTTGCGATGGTTCGCCAGAATTTACCTTAGATGACTCTCCCCGCACTACTCGCGGTACTACCATCACCCTCACCTTAATGCCAGATGAGGAAGAGTATCTAGAACCTGCACGTATTAAAAATCTTGTCAAGACATACTGCGACTTCATGCCAGTACCCATCAAACTGGATGATGAAGTATTAAATAGACAAAAAGCACCTTGGCGAGAGTCTCCTAGCAGTTTAACCAAAGAAGATTATTTAGAGTTTTATCGCTATCTTTATCCTTTCCAAGAAGAACCGTTGCTGTGGGTACATCTGAATACAGATTATCCCTTTATTATCAACGGTATTTTGTATTTCCCTAAAATGCGTCCAGATGTGGATGTGACAAAAGGGCAAATCAAGTTATTCTGCAATCAAGTTTTTGTCAGCGACAACTGCGACGAAATTATTCCGCAATTCCTGATGCCCATGCGGGGTGTAATTGATAGCACCGACATTCCGTTGAACGTATCGCGCAGTGCTTTACAAGGCGATCGCACCGTCCGCAAAATCGGCGATTATATAGCCAAAAAAGTAGGCGATCGCCTCAAAGAACTTTACCGCGATGACCGTGAGCAGTACATTAATGCTTGGAAGGATCTCGGCACTTTCGTCAAATTTGGCACTCTCAACGACGAAAAATTCAAAAAACAAGTCGAAGATATTATCATCTTCCGCAGCACTGCCAAATTTGACCAAACAGCTACTGAAACTCCCGCAGTTGAAGTACAATCTCAAGAAGGTGATGTTTGGCAAGATGTCAGCCCAGCCAAATCCAGCACCTCTCCCTACACCACCATCAAAGAATACTTAGAACGCAACAAAGAACGCCACGAAAACCGCGTTTTCTACAGTACCGATGAAGCCAGCCAAGCCACATACATAGAACTACACAAAAATCAAGGCTTGGAAGTTCTATTTATGGACTCCTTCATTGATACTCACTTCATTAACTTCTTGGAACGAGAATATAATGATGTCAAATTTACCCGCGTAGACTCCGACTTAGATAATACACTGCTGGATCAAGACAAATCTGGCGAAATCGTTGACCCCAAAACCAATAAAACCAAGAGTGAAGTCATCAAAGAACTCTTTGAAAAAGCTCTCAACAAACCCAAAGTTAACATCCGCACCGAAGCTTTAAAATCTGGTGATCCTCAAGGGACACCTCCAGCAATGGTACTCTTACCTGAAATTCTCCGCCGCCTGCGAGAAATGAACGCCATGATGCAGCAACAAAACGCAGAATTTCCTGAAGACCATATCTTACTAGTAAATACAGCCCATCCCCTAATTCAAAATCTGGCAAATCTCAACCAAGGTAGCATCATTCAAGATGGCGCAGAGTCACCAACAGGTCAGCTAGTCAACATGATTTGTCAACATGTTTATGATTTAGCACTGATGTCTCAAAAAGGATTCGACGCAGAAGGAATGAAATCTTTTGTTGAGCGTTCTAACGATGTACTCACCAAGCTAACAGAACAAGTCAATAAGTAG
- the rpmB gene encoding 50S ribosomal protein L28 has product MSRRCQLTGKKANNAFAISHSHRRTKRLQQVNLQTKRIWWQGGNRWVKLKLSTKAIKTLEVKGLEAMAKEAGINLNHY; this is encoded by the coding sequence ATGTCTCGTCGCTGTCAACTAACTGGTAAGAAAGCAAATAACGCCTTTGCAATTTCTCACTCTCATCGCCGTACAAAGCGTCTTCAACAGGTCAACCTCCAAACCAAGCGCATTTGGTGGCAAGGCGGAAATCGTTGGGTCAAACTGAAACTATCCACCAAAGCCATCAAAACCTTAGAAGTCAAAGGTTTAGAAGCAATGGCTAAAGAAGCAGGTATTAACCTGAACCATTACTAA